The Proteus vulgaris genome has a segment encoding these proteins:
- the proQ gene encoding putative solute/DNA competence effector, with protein MENQPKLNSSKEIIAFLAERFPKCFIAEGEARPLKVGIFQDLVEALKDDAELSKTQLRSALRLYTSSWRYLYGVKEGAKRVDLDGNDCGELEAEHIEHARTQLAEAKARVQAQRAEQRAKKREAEGDKETSKRPAAKKPNNTRRQPPKEGEKRQPRPQKATQAPRKAPRQNTEKLIPVTDTSVLTVGQSLKVNVGSSVMNATVLEIAKEGVRVQLPNGLAMNVRTEHLKF; from the coding sequence ATGGAAAATCAACCTAAGTTGAATAGTAGTAAAGAAATCATCGCTTTTTTAGCTGAACGTTTCCCTAAGTGTTTTATTGCTGAGGGCGAAGCTCGCCCTTTAAAAGTTGGCATTTTTCAAGATCTTGTTGAAGCTCTAAAAGATGATGCTGAATTAAGCAAAACACAGTTACGTTCCGCATTACGCTTGTATACCTCAAGTTGGCGCTACCTTTATGGAGTTAAAGAAGGGGCAAAACGTGTCGATTTGGATGGTAATGACTGCGGCGAGCTGGAAGCTGAGCATATTGAACATGCTCGTACACAATTAGCAGAAGCCAAGGCACGCGTTCAAGCCCAAAGAGCTGAACAACGTGCTAAAAAGCGCGAAGCTGAAGGTGATAAGGAGACCAGTAAACGTCCGGCAGCGAAAAAGCCAAATAATACGCGTCGTCAGCCACCTAAAGAGGGTGAAAAACGACAGCCTCGTCCTCAGAAAGCAACTCAAGCACCTCGTAAAGCACCACGTCAAAATACTGAAAAGTTAATTCCAGTCACAGATACATCAGTTCTTACTGTTGGTCAATCGCTGAAAGTTAACGTTGGTAGTAGCGTGATGAATGCGACAGTGCTAGAGATAGCAAAAGAGGGTGTACGTGTACAATTGCCTAACGGTTTGGCAATGAATGTACGCACGGAACATTTAAAGTTCTGA